A section of the Mangifera indica cultivar Alphonso chromosome 12, CATAS_Mindica_2.1, whole genome shotgun sequence genome encodes:
- the LOC123193138 gene encoding protein NCA1-like, whose amino-acid sequence MKPVCPFVKASRPDDASSRKGGENSTKPPAECPFAKTFRGDDSSSKKLAEELDKHQAENEANKAKNESNTNPASISPRCPFGYDSETFKIGPLSCMICQALLFDTSKCVPCSHKFCKVCISRFKDCPLCGADIEKIEPDTELQKVVDCFIEGHARIKRSHVTSDKEEVVSENKKVIYEDVSMDRGAFLVSHAMRAFRAQNVESAKSRLSLCSEDIRGQIEKIGSTSELCSQLGAVLGMLGDCCRAMGDAASAVAYFQESVDFLMKLPMDDTEITHTLSVSLNKIGDLKYYDGDLQSARSYYSRSLDVRRDAIKHQSNVPSQTVDVAVSLAKVADVDRSLGNENVASDGFQEAIQLLESLTLKPEEAALEKRRLSVLEFVNGQLGEKQPESTT is encoded by the exons ATGAAGCCTGTTTGTCCATTTGTGAAAGCGTCACGCCCTGATGATGCTTCTTCAAGAAAAGGGGGTGAGAATTCGACTAAACCACCGGCAGAATGTCCTTTTGCGAAGACATTTCGTGGTGATGATAGCTCCTCAAAGAAACTGGCTGAGGAATTGGATAAACATCAAGCAGAAAATGAGGCTAACAAGGCAAAGAATGAATCCAATACTAACCCTGCAAGCATTTCTCCAAGGTGTCCTTTTGGATATGATTCTGAAACATTTAAGATAGGTCCACTTAGTTGCATGATTTGCCAAGCGCTTCTCTTTGATACTAGCAAATGTGTGCCTTGTTCTCATAAATTTTGCAA aGTATGCATATCACGCTTTAAGGACTGCCCATTATGTGGGGCTGATATTGAGAAGATTGAACCTGACACAGAACTTCAGAAAGTTGTTGATTGCTTCATTGAAGGTCATGCTAGAATCAAGAGGTCTCATGTTACTTCCGACAAAGAGGAAGTTGtcagtgaaaataaaaaagtgatatATGAGGATGTCTCCATGGATCGAGGTGCTTTCTTGGTTTCACATGCCATGAGG GCATTCCGTGCCCAGAATGTAGAAAGTGCAAAATCAAGACTTAGTTTGTGTTCAGAAGACATCAGAGgtcaaatagaaaaaataggCAGTACATCAGAGTTGTGTTCACAGCTTGGAGCAGTTCTTGGCATGCTTGGTGATTGCTG tCGAGCAATGGGAGATGCTGCATCAGCAGTTGCTTATTTCCAAGAGAGTGTTGACTTCCTCATGAAATTGCCTATGGATGATACGGAG ATAACTCATACACTTTCTGTTTCACTTAACAAAATTGGAGATCTGAAGTATTATGATGGAGACCTGCAATCTGCAAGATCTTACTATTCTCGTTCTTTGGATGTCCGTCGTGATGCCATCAAACATCAATCAAATGTTCCATCCCAG ACTGTGGATGTGGCTGTTTCCCTCGCAAAAGTTGCGGATGTCGATAGGAGTCTTGGTAACGAGAATGTGGCAAGCGATGGATTTCAGGAAGCCATCCAATTGCTGGAATCTTTGACATTGAAACCTGAAGAAGCTGCTCTCGAAAAACGG CGTCTTTCAGTTCTGGAATTTGTCAACGGCCAACTTGGAGAAAAACAACCTGAGTCAACCACCTGA